From the genome of Sphingobacterium kitahiroshimense, one region includes:
- a CDS encoding RNA polymerase sigma factor, producing MTKTEFNTQVIEQTNELKVFAKRFTNDYDEVNDLLQDTMLKAVSYFRNFQEGSNLKAWLYTIMRNTFINNYRRTTKSRSFITTEEEISTSHLQYSSVRNGGEDKFVMEDIQKALGELDEGFYIPFTMLYEGYKYNEIAEHLNLPIGTVKTRIHIARKRLKGTLSTYKN from the coding sequence ATGACAAAGACAGAATTTAACACCCAAGTGATCGAGCAAACAAATGAGCTCAAAGTTTTTGCAAAGCGTTTTACAAATGATTATGACGAGGTCAATGATCTTTTGCAAGATACCATGTTAAAAGCGGTAAGCTATTTCCGTAATTTTCAAGAAGGATCTAATTTAAAAGCATGGCTTTATACCATCATGCGCAATACTTTTATTAATAATTATCGACGTACAACTAAAAGTCGTTCTTTTATTACAACAGAAGAAGAGATCAGTACTTCGCATTTGCAATATTCTTCGGTAAGAAATGGTGGAGAAGATAAATTTGTGATGGAAGATATTCAGAAAGCATTGGGAGAATTGGATGAAGGGTTCTATATACCTTTTACTATGTTGTACGAAGGATATAAATATAATGAAATTGCTGAACATCTTAACCTTCCTATTGGAACAGTAAAAACTCGTATCCATATTGCGAGAAAAAGACTAAAGGGAACTTTATCAACATATAAAAATTAA
- a CDS encoding aldo/keto reductase: MKNLFNEKHRLGLGGVAIGTGFEVLSDKQSYDILQKAWDLGIRYYDTSPWYGLTKSEARFGEFLKDQDRSDYILSSKIGRLFDPVIPEAVPPTMWKAPFPFDFEHDYTADGTKRSIDDSLLRMGVDHLDIVFVHDLSEDQVGDRYDYYFKQAADGAFKVLSDYRDQGIIKGWGLGVNKIEPILDCLAVADPDICLSATQYSILEHEDAVDRLLPAVQKSGVKLVSGAGYNSGFIAGRNRYNYKSFIPKGMIEKRERIAQIGASHGVGIIPIALQFVLASEDFVSIIPGASTTDQVRSNVEALNTVIPPQLWEELKNEGLIYNNAPVPQI, translated from the coding sequence ATGAAGAATTTATTTAATGAAAAACATCGCTTGGGCTTAGGTGGCGTGGCTATAGGAACTGGTTTTGAAGTATTATCAGATAAGCAGTCATATGATATACTGCAAAAGGCATGGGATCTGGGTATTCGATACTATGATACGTCTCCCTGGTATGGTCTAACAAAAAGTGAAGCGCGATTTGGAGAATTTTTAAAAGATCAAGATCGGTCTGACTATATCCTCTCTTCAAAAATTGGTCGATTATTTGATCCAGTGATACCCGAAGCTGTTCCGCCTACCATGTGGAAGGCACCCTTTCCATTTGATTTCGAACATGACTATACTGCAGATGGAACTAAGCGTTCGATTGATGATAGCTTACTGCGGATGGGCGTTGATCATCTGGATATTGTATTTGTACATGATCTGTCTGAAGATCAGGTTGGTGACCGCTATGACTATTACTTCAAACAAGCAGCAGATGGCGCATTTAAAGTATTATCCGACTACCGTGACCAAGGTATAATAAAAGGCTGGGGACTTGGTGTCAATAAAATTGAACCTATTTTGGACTGTCTTGCAGTAGCGGACCCTGATATCTGTCTGTCTGCCACTCAATATTCAATATTAGAACATGAAGATGCTGTCGACCGCCTTCTACCCGCTGTGCAAAAAAGTGGAGTAAAGCTCGTTTCTGGTGCTGGATATAATTCAGGATTTATTGCTGGGAGAAACCGATATAATTACAAATCTTTTATACCAAAGGGCATGATTGAAAAACGTGAGCGTATTGCACAAATAGGAGCTTCTCATGGTGTCGGAATTATCCCTATTGCCCTTCAATTTGTGCTTGCAAGTGAGGATTTCGTTTCAATCATACCTGGTGCAAGTACTACAGATCAAGTACGATCCAATGTCGAGGCTTTGAATACCGTAATTCCCCCTCAACTTTGGGAGGAATTAAAAAATGAAGGTTTAATTTATAACAATGCTCCTGTGCCACAAATTTAG